Proteins from a single region of Megalopta genalis isolate 19385.01 chromosome 3, iyMegGena1_principal, whole genome shotgun sequence:
- the LOC117224993 gene encoding ras-related protein Rab-30 isoform X2 → MEDYKFLFKVVLVGNAGVGKTCLVRRFTQGLFPPGQGATIGVDFMIKTVEVENEKVKLQIWDTAGQERFRSITQSYYRSAHALILVYDISCQPTFDCLPDWLREIEEYASNKVLRILVGNKIDREDREIPTHVGEDFAQRQGMYFLETSAKEAENVERLFMEIAAELMEVNEYFSKHVARNYLDMKQIQLR, encoded by the exons ATGGAGGATTATAAATTTCTCTTTAAAGTTGTTCTCGTGGGAAACGCGGGCGTCGGCAAGACTTGCCTCGTGCGCAGATTTACCCAG GGATTATTTCCACCTGGTCAAGGTGCAACAATAGGTGTTGATTTTATGATTAAGACCGTAGAAGTTGAAAATGAGAAAGTTAAG cttcaaatctgggACACTGCCGGACAAGAAAGGTTTCGTTCGATAACTCAAAGTTATTATAGATCAGCTCATGCTTTAATTTTAGTATATGACATCTCTTGTCAGCCTACATTCGATTGTTTACCAGATTGGTTGAGGGAAATTGAAGAGTATGCGAGTAACAAAGTTCTTAGGATATTAGTAG GTAATAAAATTGATCGGGAAGATAGAGAAATACCGACGCACGTAGGAGAAGACTTTGCACAAAGACAGGGAATGTACTTTTTGGAAACTTCTGCCAAAGAAGCAGAAAATGTAGAACGATTATTCATGGAAATTGCAGCCGAACTTATGGAG GTCAATGAATATTTTAGCAAGCACGTAGCAAGGAACTACCTAGATATGAAACAAATACAACTTCGATAA
- the LOC117224993 gene encoding ras-related protein Rab-30 isoform X1 yields the protein MEDYKFLFKVVLVGNAGVGKTCLVRRFTQGLFPPGQGATIGVDFMIKTVEVENEKVKLQIWDTAGQERFRSITQSYYRSAHALILVYDISCQPTFDCLPDWLREIEEYASNKVLRILVGNKIDREDREIPTHVGEDFAQRQGMYFLETSAKEAENVERLFMEIAAELMEQARSKELPRYETNTTSINGKTTAIGDTSNCGCSRLS from the exons ATGGAGGATTATAAATTTCTCTTTAAAGTTGTTCTCGTGGGAAACGCGGGCGTCGGCAAGACTTGCCTCGTGCGCAGATTTACCCAG GGATTATTTCCACCTGGTCAAGGTGCAACAATAGGTGTTGATTTTATGATTAAGACCGTAGAAGTTGAAAATGAGAAAGTTAAG cttcaaatctgggACACTGCCGGACAAGAAAGGTTTCGTTCGATAACTCAAAGTTATTATAGATCAGCTCATGCTTTAATTTTAGTATATGACATCTCTTGTCAGCCTACATTCGATTGTTTACCAGATTGGTTGAGGGAAATTGAAGAGTATGCGAGTAACAAAGTTCTTAGGATATTAGTAG GTAATAAAATTGATCGGGAAGATAGAGAAATACCGACGCACGTAGGAGAAGACTTTGCACAAAGACAGGGAATGTACTTTTTGGAAACTTCTGCCAAAGAAGCAGAAAATGTAGAACGATTATTCATGGAAATTGCAGCCGAACTTATGGAG CAAGCACGTAGCAAGGAACTACCTAGATATGAAACAAATACAACTTCGATAAATGGAAAGACAACAGCAATCGGTGATACAAGTAACTGTGGTTGTAGTCGACTTTCTTAA
- the LOC117224992 gene encoding retinol dehydrogenase 12 — protein MMLLGSIFLLIASVLMYRKPEESWPLSLVKLLHHMKFDYLGFKEVLLDWINRKHNKNDCPLQTGRIAIVTGGSRGIGVEIVKMLLELDMEVIIACRTPSAGEEVIQQIRQSGVKNGKAKVYRIDNASLESVKQFAAQIKKDYTEIHVLINNAGIMFTPYSETAEGFEVQWGVNYLSHFLLTILLLPLLKAGGVKSSQQSSRIVNVSSCAHLLGKINFKDINNKHRFITMSAYGQSKLAQVVSTKKLQKLVKEAGYNINVYSVHPGIVCTDLFVHSFIYKYKLLLPFIFKSPRQGATSIVYAAVNKAIENNGGMYISNCLPSPEHPDALDTSIQDKLLDLSLQQVQHKNIFEYM, from the exons ATGATGCTACTCGGCTCTATTTTCCTTCTAATCGCAAGTGTTCTCATGTATCGGAAACCCGAAGAAAGTTGGCCACTTTCTTTAGTTAAGCTTCTCCACCATATGAAGTTCGACTACTTAGGCTTCAAAGAAGTTCTACTTGACTGGATCAATAGAAAACACAATAAGAATG ATTGTCCACTGCAGACTGGCAGAATTGCTATTGTAACAGGAGGCTCTAGAGGAATTGGTGTTGAGATAGTTAAAATGCTTCTAGAACTTGATATGGAAGTAATAATTG cTTGCAGAACACCTAGTGCTGGTGAGGAGGTCATTCAACAAATTAGGCAGTCTGGTGTTAAAAATGGAAAGGCAAAAGTCTACAGAATTGATAATGCCTCTTTGGAGTCTGTAAAACAGTTTGCAGCACAAATAAAAAAAGACTATACAGAAATTCATGTCCTGATCAATAATG CTGGTATCATGTTTACTCCATATTCGGAGACTGCAGAAGGCTTTGAAGTGCAGTGGGGTGTGAATTATTTGTCACACTTTTTACTAACCATTCTTCTATTACCATTATTGAAAGCTGGCGGTGTCAAAAGTTCACAACAGTCCAGTAGAATCGTTAATGTTAGCTCTTGTGCTCATCTCCTGGGTAAAATTAACTTCAAAGATATCAATAATAA GCATCGATTTATTACTATGAGTGCATATGGTCAAAGTAAGTTAGCACAGGTGGTATCTACTAAAAAGTTGCAAAAGCTAGTCAAAGAAGCAGGCTATAATATAAACGTGTATTCGGTACATCCGGGTATAGTGTGTACAGACCTTTTCGTACAttctttcatttataaatacaaACTACTATTACCATTTATTTTTAAG AGTCCAAGACAAGGAGCTACATCCATTGTGTATGCAGCTGTGAATAAAGCAATTGAAAATAACGGCGGTATGTATATCAGTAACTGTCTTCCTAGTCCTGAACATCCAGATGCTTTGGATACATCTATTCAGGACAAGTTACTTGACTTGTCACTTCAACAAGTAcaacataaaaatatatttgagTATATGTAA
- the Kr-h2 gene encoding transmembrane protein 33-containing Krueppel homolog 2: MADTASTGSSTNSPQMEKGWNNLRQHVIDNKIKVGLWVTRLFTILFTIGYIIPLFGNPYNIYYKALMSNAATSALRLHQRVPLVQLNRQFLEQLFLEDSFHYLFYSLIFLYAAPVTLVLTPIFLFALTHFASYFLILLDCLGQNSWWGARLFISLVEFQSRNILRLCALSEIINLPFTVLLVFTDRASLLTPFIYYQFLKLRLASRRNPFTRNVFYELRNGLSSISAKPSVPEIVRRMIAGLLSLTQQMVPVRQ, translated from the exons ATGGCAGATACTGCTAGTACAGGATCATCCACTAATTCCCCACAAATGGAAAAAGGTTGGAACAATTTAAGACAACATGTTATCGACAATAAAATTAAAGTAGGATTATGGGTTACAAGACTTTTCACAATTCTGTTTACTATCGGTTACATTATTCCTCTATTTGG CAAtccttataatatttattacaaagcTCTTATGAGCAACGCAGCCACAAGTGCATTGCGTCTTCACCAAAGAGTGCCACTTGTTCAATTAAATAGACAGTTTTTGGAACAGTTATTTTTAGAAGATTCCttccattatttattttattctttaataTTCCTCTATGCAGCTCCGGTTACAT TGGTGTTAACAcctatatttttatttgcttTAACGCACTTTGCTAGTTACTTTCTCATACTCCTCGAT TGTTTAGGACAAAATAGCTGGTGGGGAGCCCGTCTATTCATATCTCTAGTCGAGTTTCAATCTAGGAACATTTTACGTCTTTGTGCGTTGTCTGAGATAATTAACTTGCCATTTACAGTGCTCCTAGTATTTAC AGATCGAGCTAGCTTATTAACACCATTTATTTACTACCAGTTCTTGAAACTGCGTCTCGCATCGCGAAGAAATCCATTCACTCGCAATGTATTTTACGAACTTAGAAATGGGCTAAGTTCAATCTCCGCGAAACCATCCGTACCAGAGATTGTTCGGCGGATGATAGCAGGTCTATTGTCGTTGACACAACAAATGGTTCCAGTTCGTCAATAA
- the LOC143259172 gene encoding small ribosomal subunit protein uS3A-like: MDNRSISKKRKFVGDGVFKAELNEFLTRELAEDGYSGVEVRVTPHRTEIILLATHTQSVLGEKGRRIRELTSVVQKRFNFKETQNIELYAEKVATRGLCAIAQAESLRYKLIGGLAVRRACYGVLRFIMESGAKGCEVVVSGKLRGQRAKSMKFVDGLMIHSGEPTNEYVNTATRHVLLRQGVLGIKVKIMLPYDPQGKTGPKKPLPDSVSIVEPKDEIFPSQPSSEVKPSKDITQPIPPVITV, encoded by the exons ATGGACAATCGTTCTATCTCAAAGAAGAGGAAG TTTGTCGGAGACGGCGTTTTTAAGGCCGAGTTGAACGAGTTTTTAACTCGTGAACTCGCGGAAGATGGCTATTCAGGAGTGGAAGTACGAGTTACTCCACATCGAACGGAAATCATTTTGTTGGCGACCCACACACAGAGTGTCCTTGGAGAAAAAGGACGCAGGATTCGAGAGTTGACCTCTGTGGTGCAAAAGAGGTTTAACTTTAAAGAAACCCAAAACATCGAATTATATGCTGAGAAAGTAGCGACGCGCGGTCTTTGTGCTATTGCCCAGGCAGAATCTCTGAGATACAAACTAATCGGAGGTCTTGCTGTACGAAG agCTTGCTATGGGGTTCTTCGTTTCATTATGGAATCTGGAGCAAAGGGTTGCGAAGTTGTAGTTAGTGGCAAACTACGTGGACAGAGAGCAAAGTCCATGAAGTTTGTTGATGGATTAATGATCCACTCTGGAGAACCCACAAATGAGTATGTGAATACTGCAACCCGCCACGTACTTCTTAGACAAG GTGTACTTGGTATCAAAGTAAAGATTATGCTTCCGTATGATCCTCAAGGCAAAACAGGTCCCAAGAAACCTCTTCCAGATTCTGTTTCCATTGTGGAACCAAAGGATGAGATTTTCCCATCGCAACCATCTTCAGAAGTGAAACCGTCGAAAGACATAACACAGCCAATACCACCTGTGATTACAgtgtaa
- the LOC143259171 gene encoding small ribosomal subunit protein uS3-like, giving the protein MHCNHMYPQLYCCLYSSFKSVKNNSIKKVRRPWQVCLHTSAFGQVFWILDSFCNASVNMDNRSISKKRKFVGDGVFKAELNEFLTRELAEDGYSGVEVRVTPHRTEIILLATHTQSVLGEKGRRIRELTSVVQKRFNFKETQNIELYAEKVATRGLCAIAQAESLRYKLIGGLAVRRACYGVLRFIMESGAKGCEVVVSGKLRGQRAKSMKFVDGLMIHSGEPTNEYVNTATRHVLLRQGVLGIKVKIMLPYDPQGKTGPKKPLPDSVSIVEPKDEIFPSQPSSEVKPSKDITQPIPPVITV; this is encoded by the exons ATGCATTGTAATCATATGTATCCGCAATTGTATTGTTGTTTGTACAGTTCGTTTAAAAGTgtaaaaaataattcaattaaaaAAG TGCGGCGGCCCTGGCAAGTTTGCCTGCATACATCCGCTTTCGGTCAGGTCTTTTGGATCTTGGATTCCTTTTGCAACGCTAGCGTCAACATGGACAATCGTTCTATCTCAAAGAAGAGGAAG TTTGTCGGAGACGGCGTTTTTAAGGCCGAGTTGAACGAGTTTTTAACTCGTGAACTCGCGGAAGATGGCTATTCAGGAGTGGAAGTACGAGTTACTCCACATCGAACGGAAATCATTTTGTTGGCGACCCACACACAGAGTGTCCTTGGAGAAAAAGGACGCAGGATTCGAGAGTTGACCTCTGTGGTGCAAAAGAGGTTTAACTTTAAAGAAACCCAAAACATCGAATTATATGCTGAGAAAGTAGCGACGCGCGGTCTTTGTGCTATTGCCCAGGCAGAATCTCTGAGATACAAACTAATCGGAGGTCTTGCTGTACGAAG agCTTGCTATGGGGTTCTTCGTTTCATTATGGAATCTGGAGCAAAGGGTTGCGAAGTTGTAGTTAGTGGCAAACTACGTGGACAGAGAGCAAAGTCCATGAAGTTTGTTGATGGATTAATGATCCACTCTGGAGAACCCACAAATGAGTATGTGAATACTGCAACCCGCCACGTACTTCTTAGACAAG GTGTACTTGGTATCAAAGTAAAGATTATGCTTCCGTATGATCCTCAAGGCAAAACAGGTCCCAAGAAACCTCTTCCAGATTCTGTTTCCATTGTGGAACCAAAGGATGAGATTTTCCCATCGCAACCATCTTCAGAAGTGAAACCGTCGAAAGACATAACACAGCCAATACCACCTGTGATTACAgtgtaa
- the LOC117218933 gene encoding cathepsin O isoform X1 → MEWRTIVLTVLAVSLCFAVIPIRVGPDVSTEDVKLFEDYVTRYNKSYKNEPEEYDKRFKRFQRSLRHIDTMNGLRSSRESAYFGLTKYSDMSENEFLTQTLVPDLPIRGERHLMASYHQCHHQRRSGNRVRRSIGVPAKFDWREKGVVSPVQSQGTCGACWAFSTVQVAESMFAIKNGTLYPLSVQEMIDCAKNSNFGCEGGDICSLLSWLVLTKAAILPASVYPLTRTTGTCRLDKTLTKGTSVRVKDFTCDNFVDAEDDLLATLATHGPVAAAVNALSWQNYLDGVMQDHCDGSFASLNHAVQIVGYDKTAAIPHYIVKNSWGTGFGDKGYMYIAIGSNLCGTINFALRNMLTRALIALIVFIRHVKHDLRGRQISTKIFLLLSFDR, encoded by the exons ATGGAGTGGAGGACTATAGTTTTGACGGTGTTGGCAGTGAGTCTGTGTTTTGCTGTAATACCGATTCGGGTTGGCCCGGATGTCAGCACGGAAGATGTTAAGCTTTTCGAGGACTATGTTACGCGTTACAACAAATCTTACAAGAACGAGCCCGAGGAATACGATAAAAGATTCAAGAGGTTTCAG AGATCGTTGCGGCACATAGACACAATGAACGGCCTTAGATCTTCACGGGAGAGCGCTTACTTTGGACTTACCAAATACTCGGACATGTCCGAGAATGAATTTCTGACCCAAACACTTGTTCCGGATCTTCCTATAAGAG GAGAAAGGCACTTGATGGCATCCTACCACCAGTGCCATCACCAGCGACGGTCTGGCAACCGGGTGAGAAGATCTATCGGCGTACCGGCGAAATTCGACTGGAGAGAGAAAGGTGTGGTGTCTCCTGTGCAAAGTCAAGGGACCTGCGGTGCTTGTTGGGCTTTCAGCACTGTGCAAGTGGCAGAATCAATGTTTGCGATCAAAAATGGCACTTTGTACCCACTGAGCGTCCAAGAA ATGATCGACTGCGCAAAGAATAGCAATTTTGGTTGCGAGGGAGGGGACATCTGCAGCTTGCTCTCGTGGTTGGTGTTGACAAAAGCGGCGATACTTCCAGCGTCCGTGTACCCGCTTACGCGAACGACGGGTACGTGTAGGCTGGACAA GACGTTGACGAAGGGGACCAGCGTTCGAGTAAAAGACTTCACGTGCGACAA TTTCGTAGATGCAGAGGATGATCTGCTGGCAACGCTCGCTACGCATGGACCAGTCGCGGCCGCGGTCAACGCTCTATCTTGGCAGAACTACTTGGACGGAGTGATGCAGGATCATTGCGATGGCTCTTTCGCTAGCCTGAACCACGCTGTACAGATAGTCGGCTACGACAAGACGGCGGCCATACCGCATTACATCGTCAAGAATTCGTGGGGCACCGGCTTCGGCGATAAAGGCTACATGTACATTGCGATAGGCAGTAATTTATGCGGTACGATTAATTTTGCTTTGCGAAATATGTTAACGCGGGCGCTTATCGCGCTTATCGTATTTATTAGGCACGTTAAACACGACCTTCGGGGTCGGCAAATatcaacaaaaatatttttgttgttgtcattCGACCGTTAG
- the LOC117218933 gene encoding cathepsin O isoform X2 → MEWRTIVLTVLAVSLCFAVIPIRVGPDVSTEDVKLFEDYVTRYNKSYKNEPEEYDKRFKRFQRSLRHIDTMNGLRSSRESAYFGLTKYSDMSENEFLTQTLVPDLPIRGERHLMASYHQCHHQRRSGNRVRRSIGVPAKFDWREKGVVSPVQSQGTCGACWAFSTVQVAESMFAIKNGTLYPLSVQEMIDCAKNSNFGCEGGDICSLLSWLVLTKAAILPASVYPLTRTTGTCRLDKTLTKGTSVRVKDFTCDNFVDAEDDLLATLATHGPVAAAVNALSWQNYLDGVMQDHCDGSFASLNHAVQIVGYDKTAAIPHYIVKNSWGTGFGDKGYMYIAIGSNLCGIANQVSSLDLL, encoded by the exons ATGGAGTGGAGGACTATAGTTTTGACGGTGTTGGCAGTGAGTCTGTGTTTTGCTGTAATACCGATTCGGGTTGGCCCGGATGTCAGCACGGAAGATGTTAAGCTTTTCGAGGACTATGTTACGCGTTACAACAAATCTTACAAGAACGAGCCCGAGGAATACGATAAAAGATTCAAGAGGTTTCAG AGATCGTTGCGGCACATAGACACAATGAACGGCCTTAGATCTTCACGGGAGAGCGCTTACTTTGGACTTACCAAATACTCGGACATGTCCGAGAATGAATTTCTGACCCAAACACTTGTTCCGGATCTTCCTATAAGAG GAGAAAGGCACTTGATGGCATCCTACCACCAGTGCCATCACCAGCGACGGTCTGGCAACCGGGTGAGAAGATCTATCGGCGTACCGGCGAAATTCGACTGGAGAGAGAAAGGTGTGGTGTCTCCTGTGCAAAGTCAAGGGACCTGCGGTGCTTGTTGGGCTTTCAGCACTGTGCAAGTGGCAGAATCAATGTTTGCGATCAAAAATGGCACTTTGTACCCACTGAGCGTCCAAGAA ATGATCGACTGCGCAAAGAATAGCAATTTTGGTTGCGAGGGAGGGGACATCTGCAGCTTGCTCTCGTGGTTGGTGTTGACAAAAGCGGCGATACTTCCAGCGTCCGTGTACCCGCTTACGCGAACGACGGGTACGTGTAGGCTGGACAA GACGTTGACGAAGGGGACCAGCGTTCGAGTAAAAGACTTCACGTGCGACAA TTTCGTAGATGCAGAGGATGATCTGCTGGCAACGCTCGCTACGCATGGACCAGTCGCGGCCGCGGTCAACGCTCTATCTTGGCAGAACTACTTGGACGGAGTGATGCAGGATCATTGCGATGGCTCTTTCGCTAGCCTGAACCACGCTGTACAGATAGTCGGCTACGACAAGACGGCGGCCATACCGCATTACATCGTCAAGAATTCGTGGGGCACCGGCTTCGGCGATAAAGGCTACATGTACATTGCGATAGGCAGTAATTTATGCG GTATAGCAAACCAAGTCTCGTCGCTGGATCTACTCTAA